GGCAACGTAAGGGGCATAGAGGTCATCCTTATAAACAATAAACACTTGGAGTTTGGGGCAGACTACCTGTCGCGGACGACGAATAGCAAGAGAGAATCCTGTGAGACGGGAACATCGCCCTTATAGATTGAAATATTGGCTTGGCAAATTGAATCGCGGTTATGTGAGGCATTTTCTCCAGCCTCAATTTGATGCCCTGGGCCAGGCACCTATTGTGGTTCAACCCCATCGTATGCGAGTGTTTGGTCAGCATATCTCTATTGGACACTTCGCTCACCTTATCAACAGCCAACAACAGCCGATACAGCTGACGACCTGGCGGGGCAAGGGGATGGATGGGCATATTGAAATTGGTGATTATTGTCTGATCTCACCGGGAACCACGTTGATTTCGGCCCAGCAGATTACTGTCGGTGATAATTGCATGCTGGCAGCGGGTTGTTATATATCCGATAGTGACTGGCACGGTTTGTACAATCGATTGCGGCCGTTTCGCTGCACCAAACCCATCAGCATTGGGAATAATGTCTGGATAGGGCATCGAGCTCAGGTAGGTAAAGGCGTTTCGATTGGCGATAATTCCGTGGTTGGCGCCGGAGCTGTGGTGGTCAAGGATGTTCCGGCTAATGTGGTTGTGGCGGGAAATCCGGCCGTTGTG
This DNA window, taken from Aestuariirhabdus haliotis, encodes the following:
- a CDS encoding acyltransferase — translated: MVQPHRMRVFGQHISIGHFAHLINSQQQPIQLTTWRGKGMDGHIEIGDYCLISPGTTLISAQQITVGDNCMLAAGCYISDSDWHGLYNRLRPFRCTKPISIGNNVWIGHRAQVGKGVSIGDNSVVGAGAVVVKDVPANVVVAGNPAVVVKKLDPERRMLKRERLFTDAEHYHDNMDQLDRYLMQGNSFLGWLKTLLFPSRND